The DNA window AGGGCTGCTGGGCACTGCTGCTCAGCCGCTACGAGGACACCGACGACGTCGCTTTCGGGGTGGTGGTCTCGGGCCGGCCCGCGGAGGTGCCCGAGGTCGAACGGTCGAGCGGCCTGTTCATCAACACCCTGCCGCTGCGGGTCCGCGTTCCCGGGGAGAAATCCTGGATCGACTGGATGCGGGGCCTGCAGGAGCAGAACATCCAGCTGCGGCAGTACGAATACAGCCCGCTCGACCAGGTGCAGCGCTGGAGCGGCCTGCCCTCCGGCGCGGAGTTGTTCAACACCCTGTTCGTGTTCGAGAACTATCCGGTGGAGCAGCCGCGCGACACCGCGCTGCGGCTGACCAAGCCAGAACGCTCGGAGGAGCGGATCCACTACCCGTTGGGCGCCGTCGTGGTGCTGCGGGGCCAACAACTGCACCTGACCGTGCAGTACGACCCTCGGCGCTTCGAGCCGGAGACGATCGACCGGGTAATGGCACATTTCCAGTACCTCTGCGCCCAGATGGTCGAGTCGCCCGAGGCTCCGCTGGCCCAGTTCTCCATCCTCACCGAGCAGGAACGCCGCCAACTGCTCCAGCAGTGGAACACCCCGTCGGACGACTCGGACATCAACGCGGACCCTGATCTGGCGGCCATCGCCGAAGGCATAGAGCAGTCAGCCGACCCGGAGCTTCTCGCGCAACTTCTTGCGGAGATCCAGGGGCTCTCGTCGGACGACCTACTCGCACAGATCCAGGATTCTTCGCCTGCTGCAGAGAAGAGTGAAGCCAATGAGTGAGCGTCTCCCTCAGCAAATGTCGCAGCTCTCTCCGGAGCAGCAGAAACTGCTGCGTCTGCGCCTTGCGCAGATGAAGCAGCAGGCGGAGCGCCCGACATGTTTCCACGAGCTGTTCGAGGAAAAGGCCCGTCGCTTCCCGGATCGCGTGGCCGTGGTCTCCGGGGACACGCAGCTGAGCTACGCCGCTCTCGACCGGCTGTCGAATCAGCTCGCCCACCGGCTGCGGGGCCAGGGCGTCGGGCCCGAGACGCTGGTCGGGCTGTGCGTCCCGCGGTCCCCGGAGATGGTGGTCGGCCTGCTGGCCATCCTCAAGGCAGGTGGCGCGTACGTTCCGCTCGACCCCACGTACCCGCGTGAGCGTCTCGCGTACATGGTCGCGGACTCGCAGGCGCGGGTGCTGCTGACCCGGCAGTCCCTGGCCGAGCTGCTGCCCGACTCCGGCGCGACCGTGCTGGACGTCGAGACGGTGTGGCCGCGGTTGGCCGACCACCCCGCGGACGCTCCCGCGACCGGGGTCACCCCGGACAACCTGGCCTACGTCATCTACACGTCCGGTTCCACCGGTCAGCCCAAGGGTGTCCAGGTGCCGCACCGCGGCATCCGGTTCATCTCGCAGTGGCACCGGGAAAACTACGGCCTCGACACGCCCCGGCGGGTCATGCAGGGCACCCCGCTCAGCTTCGACATCTCGGTCTGGGAGATCACCGTTGCCCTGCTCTCGGGCAGCGTTCTCGTCCTGCCCCCGGCAGACCTGCGGATGATCGGCGGTGACCTCGCCGACTTCGTGAGCGAGCAGGCGATCGAGAACATCTCCATCACTCCGTCCGCCCTCGCCACCCTGCCGCCGGCATCGCTGCCGTCGCTGCAGTTCATCAGCGTCGGTGGCGAGTCCTGCCCGCTCGACCTCGCCCGGGCCTGGGCCACCGACCGCGCCTTCTTCAACGGTTACGGGCCGACGGAGACCACGGTCGGTGCCAGCATCGCGCGCTACGGAAAGGACCTGGAGCGGATCCACATCGGCCGGCCCATGCCCAACACCCAGGTCTACATCCTCGACTCGCGCCTGCAACCGTTGCCCGTCGGCGTCGCCGGGGAGCTCTACATCGGCGGCAGCGGCGTGACCCGCGGCTACCTGGGACGGCCCGACCTGACCGCCGAGGTCTTCATCGCCGACCCGTTCGGCAAGCGCCCGGGTAGCCGTCTCTACAGGACCGGCGACCGCGCCCGGTTCCTCCCGGACGGGAACATCGAGTTCCTCGGGCGGATCGACCACCAGGTGAAGATCCGTGGGTTCCGGATCGAGCTGGGTGAGATCGAGAGCGCGCTCGCCGAGCACCCCCAGGTGCAGAGCGCCGCGGTGCTGGTCCACGAGGAGGCGACCACCAAGCGGCTGATCGCCTACGTCGTCGCGCGGAGACCCCTGTCCCTGGACGCCATGCAGGCGTTCCTGGGTGACCGGCTGCCCAGCTACATGGTCCCGAGCATCCTGGTCCCCCTGGACCAGCTACCGCTCGACCCCAACGGCAAGCTCGACCGGCGGGCCCTGGCCGCGATCCCCTGGGAGCAGTACGCCTCCGGCGCCAAGGCGGAGTACGTCGCTCCTCGCACCTACGTCGAGGAGCAGTTGGCGCAGATCTGGCAGGCGGTGCTGGGGGCGGCCGACCCGGTGAGCATCCACGACAACTTCTTCGCGCTGGGTGGCGACTCGATCCTGAGCCTTCAGGTGATCTTCCGGGCGAAGCAGGCGGGTCTGCACTTCAGCGTCAAGCAGTTGTTCCAGCACCAGACGATCGCCGAGCTGAGCCACGTGGTGGTGCAGCAGGACGCGGCGAGTGTGCAGGCCGAGCAGGGCCCGGTGACCGGGCCGGTCGAGCTGACCCCGATCCAGCGGTGGTTCTTCGCCAAGGAGTTCGTCCGGCAGGAGCACTTCAACCAGGCGTTCCTGCTGGACGTGCCGGCGGAGCTGACGCCGGAGCAGTGGCAGCGGACGCTGCTTCGCTTGCTGGAGCACCACGACGGGCTGCGGGCGCGTTACGTGCGGGGCGAGGACGGCGGTTGGCAGGCCGAGCTGGCCGGGGCGCCGGAGACGGTGCCGTGGCAGGTCCACGACCTCTCCGCCACGCCGGCGGCGGACCGGGCGGACCAACTGCTGGAGATCACCAGGCAGGTCCAGGCCAGCTTCGATCTCGCCGATGGCCCGCTGGTCCGCGCCGTGCTGTTCACGGGGCTGGCGGACGGTAGGCATCGTCTGCTGCTGGCGGTGCACCACCTGGTGGTGGACATCGTTTCCTGGCGGATCCTGCTGGAGGACCTGGCCGCGCTGTCGGAGCAGGTCCGGCAGGGCCAGGATCTGGTGCTGCCGGCGAAGTCGAGTTCGTGGCAGCAGTGGGCGGCCCGGCTGCGGCAGGAGGCGTCGAGCGACACGACGCTGGGCGAGCTTCCGTACTGGCTCGAGCAGGTCGAGCCGGTCCAGCCGCTCCCGCTGGACGGCCCCGACAGCGACAACACGGTCAGCCGCAGCCGGGCGTGCGAGGTGAGCCTGGGCCGGGAGGAGACGCAGGCTCTCCTTCAGGACGTCCCGGCGGCGTTCAACACGCGGATCAACGACGTGCTGCTGACCGCGGTGGCCGCGGCCCTCGGGTCGTGGACGCAGGGCACGCACGTGCGGGTCGATCTCGAGGGCCACGGGCGCGAGGACCTGTTCGACGACGTCGACCTGTCCCGCACGGTCGGCTGGTTCACGACCGTCTCGCCGGTGCGGCTGCCGGCCCCGTCCGCCGCCGACCCGGCGGCGGGGCTCAAGGAGATCAAGGAGCTGCTGCGCCGGCGGCCGCGGCAGGGCATCGGCTACGGGCTGCTGCTGAACAGCGAGACCGAGGCCGGCGCGCGGCTGCGGCAGGCCCCCGCCGCGCAGGTCAGCTTCAACTACATCGGGGAGCTCGACGGGCCCTTCACCGGCAACTTCGCCCTCGCCCAGGAGGCCATCGGCCCGGACGTCGGGTCGGAGAACCAGCGTCTCTACCTGATCGACATCGTGAGCCGCATCCAGGACGGCGAGCTGCGGATGCAGTGGAACTACCACGAGGCGGCCCACCAGCAGGAGACGATCGAGCGGGTCGCCCGGCAGGCCCTGGACGTGCTCGGCCGGCTCGCCACCGAGGCCCACCGCCCCGGCGTCAACGGCTACAGCCCCTCGGACCTGCCGATCAGCGGCCTGACCCAGCCGGAGATCAACGACCTGGTCGACCAGCTGCGGGCGCTGCCCGCCTGGCGGAACAGCGAGCTGGCCCGCCCGCTGGAGGACGTCTACCCGCAGACGCCGCTGCAGCAGGGCCTGTGGTTCCAGAGCCAGTACGCCCAGGGCCAGGGCCTCTACCACGTCCAGGTGGTGCTGGAGATCGAGCAGGACCTGCAGGTCGAGGTGTTCCGCCAGAGCTGGGCGGAGGTCATGCGGCGTCACCCGATCCTGCGCACCAACTTCTGGTCCGTTCCCGGTCACGAGGCGATGCAGCTGGTCTGGCGACAGGTGCCGGTGCCGCTGGAGGAGCAGGACTGGCGGTCCGACTCGCCCCAGCAGCAGCGGGAGCGCCTGGACGCGTACCTGAAGCAGGAGCGCGCCCGGGGCTTCGACCCGTACGAGATTCCCCAGTGGCGCATGCTGCTGGCCCGCACGGCCGACGACAACTACAGCTTCGTCCTGAGCGCCCACCACACGATCCTCGACGGCTGGAGCAACAGCCTGCTCCTGGCCGAGGTCGTGCAGTGCTACGGCGCGCTCCTCCAGGGCCGCCAGGCGGCGCTGCAGCCGACCCGTCCCTACCGCGACTACGTCGCGTGGCTGCGGAAGCAGGACATGCAACAGGCCGAGCGGTACTGGCGCGAGCTGCTGCAGGGGGCCGAACAGGCCGTTCCCCTCAGCGTCGAGAAGAAGAGCGAGCCGGCGGCGCGGGACTCGGATCAGCCGACCATGCGTCTGGCGACCACGTTCCTGGGCGACGAGGAGACGACCGAGCTCCAGAAGCTGGCCCAGGACCACCACCTGACCCTCAACACGGTGCTGCAGGGCTGTTGGGCCCTGCTGCTGAGCCGGTACACCCGCAGCGAGGACGTCATCTTCGGCACCGTGGTGTCCGGGCGCCCTCCGGAGTTCGAGGGCGCCGAGCGGATGGTCGGCCTCTTCATCAACTCGCTGCCGATCCGCGTGCAGGTACCGGGCCGGGCGCGCCGGCTCGACTGGCTCCAGCGGCTGCAGGAGCAGAACACCCAGATGCGCCAGTACGAGCACAGCCCGCTGCTCCAGGTCCAGCAGTGGAGTGAGATCCCGGCCGACGGGCAGCTCTTCGACAGCCTCTTCGTCTTCGAGAACTACCCGCTCCAGGAGGACGAGGCCGCGGCCCTGCGCCTCAAGCTGACCGACGCGGAGGAGCGGACCCACTTCCCGCTCAACGTGGTGGTCAACCCCGGAGAGCGGCTCGGGCTCAGCATCCTCTACGACACCAGCCGCCTCGACGGCGAGACGGTCGAGCGCATGCTCGCGCACATGCTCCAGACCTGCCGCGAGCTGACCAACTCGCCGCAGCTGAGCCTGGCCGAACTGACCATGCTCACCGAGGGCGAGCGGGGTCGCATCCTGAACGAGTGGAACACCGCCACGACGACCACCACCGATCCGGAGTACCTGCACGAGCTGTTCGAGGCGCAGGCGAAGCGGACGCCCGACTCGATCGCGGTGGTCTACGAAGAGGAGCAGATCAGCTACGCCGAGTTGAACGGCCGCGCCAACCAGCTGGCGCACTGGCTCCAGGGGCAGGACGTCGGCCCCGACGTGCTGGTCGGTCTGTGCCTGGAGCGCTCGATCGAGGTCCTCGTCGGCCTGCTCGGCATCCTCAAGGCGGGCGGCGGGTACGTGCCGCTGGACCCGAGCTACCCGACGGAGCGGCTGGCCTTCCTCGTCGAGGACGCCGGGCTGAAGGTCATCCTCACCCAGTCCCACCTCGAGGAGGGGGTGCCGGCGGAGGGCGTTCCCACGCTCTGCCTGGACAGCGGCTGGTCCGCCGTCGCCCAGGAGTCGCGGGAGACGCCGCCGAGTGCGCTGACCCCGGAGAACCTGGCGTACATCATCTACACGTCGGGCTCGACCGGCCGGCCCAAGGGCGTGATGGTCGCGCACCGCTGCGTCAACCACATCGTGCCCTGGCAGCAGGAGCACGACTGCTTCACCAGGCGGCAGCACGTGCTGCAGGTGGCCTCGTACAGCTTCGACTTCTCGGTCTGGGAAATCATCATGCCGCTGCTGACCGGCGGCACCCTCTACATCCCGAGGCACGGCCTGCGGATGATCGGCACCGACCTGCACGACATCGTGGTCGAGCGGGCCATCGAGAACCTCAGCTTCACCCCGGGTGCCCTGGCCACCCTGCCGACGCCGGATCTCCCGCACCTGCGCACCCTGGTCGTCGGCGGCGAGGCCTACTCGGCCGACCTCATCCGCACCTGGGCGCCGGGCCGCACCTTCTTCAACGTGTACGGCCCGACGGAGACCACCGTCTTCGCCACCGGCACGCACATCGACGAGAACCTCGACGTCCTGCACATGGGGCGCCCGA is part of the Micromonospora olivasterospora genome and encodes:
- a CDS encoding non-ribosomal peptide synthetase; translated protein: MSQLSPEQQKLLRLRLAQMKQQAERPTCFHELFEEKARRFPDRVAVVSGDTQLSYAALDRLSNQLAHRLRGQGVGPETLVGLCVPRSPEMVVGLLAILKAGGAYVPLDPTYPRERLAYMVADSQARVLLTRQSLAELLPDSGATVLDVETVWPRLADHPADAPATGVTPDNLAYVIYTSGSTGQPKGVQVPHRGIRFISQWHRENYGLDTPRRVMQGTPLSFDISVWEITVALLSGSVLVLPPADLRMIGGDLADFVSEQAIENISITPSALATLPPASLPSLQFISVGGESCPLDLARAWATDRAFFNGYGPTETTVGASIARYGKDLERIHIGRPMPNTQVYILDSRLQPLPVGVAGELYIGGSGVTRGYLGRPDLTAEVFIADPFGKRPGSRLYRTGDRARFLPDGNIEFLGRIDHQVKIRGFRIELGEIESALAEHPQVQSAAVLVHEEATTKRLIAYVVARRPLSLDAMQAFLGDRLPSYMVPSILVPLDQLPLDPNGKLDRRALAAIPWEQYASGAKAEYVAPRTYVEEQLAQIWQAVLGAADPVSIHDNFFALGGDSILSLQVIFRAKQAGLHFSVKQLFQHQTIAELSHVVVQQDAASVQAEQGPVTGPVELTPIQRWFFAKEFVRQEHFNQAFLLDVPAELTPEQWQRTLLRLLEHHDGLRARYVRGEDGGWQAELAGAPETVPWQVHDLSATPAADRADQLLEITRQVQASFDLADGPLVRAVLFTGLADGRHRLLLAVHHLVVDIVSWRILLEDLAALSEQVRQGQDLVLPAKSSSWQQWAARLRQEASSDTTLGELPYWLEQVEPVQPLPLDGPDSDNTVSRSRACEVSLGREETQALLQDVPAAFNTRINDVLLTAVAAALGSWTQGTHVRVDLEGHGREDLFDDVDLSRTVGWFTTVSPVRLPAPSAADPAAGLKEIKELLRRRPRQGIGYGLLLNSETEAGARLRQAPAAQVSFNYIGELDGPFTGNFALAQEAIGPDVGSENQRLYLIDIVSRIQDGELRMQWNYHEAAHQQETIERVARQALDVLGRLATEAHRPGVNGYSPSDLPISGLTQPEINDLVDQLRALPAWRNSELARPLEDVYPQTPLQQGLWFQSQYAQGQGLYHVQVVLEIEQDLQVEVFRQSWAEVMRRHPILRTNFWSVPGHEAMQLVWRQVPVPLEEQDWRSDSPQQQRERLDAYLKQERARGFDPYEIPQWRMLLARTADDNYSFVLSAHHTILDGWSNSLLLAEVVQCYGALLQGRQAALQPTRPYRDYVAWLRKQDMQQAERYWRELLQGAEQAVPLSVEKKSEPAARDSDQPTMRLATTFLGDEETTELQKLAQDHHLTLNTVLQGCWALLLSRYTRSEDVIFGTVVSGRPPEFEGAERMVGLFINSLPIRVQVPGRARRLDWLQRLQEQNTQMRQYEHSPLLQVQQWSEIPADGQLFDSLFVFENYPLQEDEAAALRLKLTDAEERTHFPLNVVVNPGERLGLSILYDTSRLDGETVERMLAHMLQTCRELTNSPQLSLAELTMLTEGERGRILNEWNTATTTTTDPEYLHELFEAQAKRTPDSIAVVYEEEQISYAELNGRANQLAHWLQGQDVGPDVLVGLCLERSIEVLVGLLGILKAGGGYVPLDPSYPTERLAFLVEDAGLKVILTQSHLEEGVPAEGVPTLCLDSGWSAVAQESRETPPSALTPENLAYIIYTSGSTGRPKGVMVAHRCVNHIVPWQQEHDCFTRRQHVLQVASYSFDFSVWEIIMPLLTGGTLYIPRHGLRMIGTDLHDIVVERAIENLSFTPGALATLPTPDLPHLRTLVVGGEAYSADLIRTWAPGRTFFNVYGPTETTVFATGTHIDENLDVLHMGRPITNVELYVLDAHMQPVPVGVPGELYIGGVGVTRGYLNRPELTAEYFVANPFGEPGSRLYKSGDLVRYLPDGNIEFVGRIDHQVKIRGFRIELGEIEAVLGLHPQVRNCAVPVLPGERGQRLVAYVEPEPGASDITDALRAYLGEKLPRHMVPAAFVCMEQLPLNQNGKLNRRALPLPEEAPAATLAANALPRTRTEALLATVFEQVLGRAPVGIFDDFFVLGGHSLLAVQVVARIRHAFGVEMPIRLLFEQPTIAKLAGELERLQQDQAPQRVAPLEPVSRDQPLPATFDQQRLWFMDRLNPGSAFYTIGWLLHWPDALESAALRRALRDLTTRHEPFRTTFHEHDSRVWQVIAEEAEVALTEADLSSTPREEQQESARRLIHEWWSRPFDLARGPLLRPLVVRLSATEAVLVFSAHHIVFDGYSIRLFNGELRELYQAAATGGSPSLPALAVQHADYAVWQQQWLEEERLRPHLDYWKEQLAEAPELITLPLDKPRPAVQSFRGANLARSLSPDVTQQLKRVSGENQTTHFITALSAFAVLLSRYSGQDKVVIGVPVANRNRIETEPLIGFLVNTVALCVDLQGNPGFAEVLKQVRWKLLEAQSHQEIPFERIVEELNPERSSSYSPIFQVMFTGLDKLFEELPEDQEEPAWMRDILEEGIGVAKFDLLFSIQEKAGALQYAFEYSTDLFEERTVASMAEHFETLIQAALTSPDKPVSELPLLNAAEVVRRLEEWNATRDDRWLRPATLHELFEAQARRSPDHIALSYEERTLTYAELDRHTNQLARTLRAKGVGPEARVGICAERSLELVIGLLAILKAGGAYVPLDPDYPADRLAFMVGDAQIQAVLVQPQTQERIESLVGADVPLVQLSGDGAEWPQESAEPLVNLAGPDNLAYVIYTSGSTGRPKGAMLGHQGICNRLLWMQDTYSLQSEDRVLQKTPFSFDVSVWEFFWPLITGARLHVARPDGHRDPAYLAEVIDRQRISVLHFVPSMLQSFLEQPAVAERCRSIRHVMCSGEALPLDLQERFLRHLPNVRLHNLYGPTEASVDVSFWECHPVEGATTVPIGRPVANTRLYVLNPAMMPVPDGVIGELFIGGVQLARGYLGRPDLTAERFVANPFGEGRLYATGDLARHRRDGVIEYVGRKDHQIKIRGHRIEVGEIEAVLAQHPALQSCLITVHEVSAADKRLAAFYTVNEETTVTVEELKEHLRQQLPEYMVPTYFVDLPEFPLSPNGKVDRKALPSLSSIVRQTQERESFVAPRTETERALAEIWTKLLNVERVGVHDDFFDLGGHSLLVASLATEVQSSWDVSLMLPIVFQNRTLEALAQVIDESLAGGDGEEMDADDLFDLD